The window CTTCGCGCCTACCTCCTCGCCGGGGAGCTCGGGAATGGAGAGGCGCGGCAAGAGGCCTACGCCCGCCTCGAGGGGGGCCTGGGCCTCCTCGTGGGCAAGAGGCCAAGCCCGCCCCCCCAGGCCCTCGAGGCCCCCCCGGCCCCGCTTACCCCCCTGGTGGAGGCCCTGGTCCGGGCGGGCAAGGCGGCCTGGGCCCGGGGGGAGGTGCGCTACGCCCTCTGGCGGCGCCCAAAGGACTGGCCCGCCCTCGTCCCTCTCCTCTACCGCCTGGGGGCCTATAGGGAGGGGATCCGGGCCGCCTGGCCCACGGCCCTCGCCTACCCGCGGGCCTACCGGGAGTGGGTGGAGGGCTACGCGGGGAAGGAGGGGCTGGACCCCGACCTCCTCTTCGCCCTCCTCCACGTGGAAAGCCGCTTTGACCCTAAGGCGGTGAGCCCCACGGGGGCCTTGGGCCTCGCCCAGTTCCTACGGAGCACCTGGGCGGACGTGGCGCGGATGCTGGGAGAACCCCCCGCCGACCCCTTTGACCCGGAAAGCGCCATCCGCTACGCCGCCCGCTACCTCCGCTGGCTCATGGAGCGGTGCGCCGCCTTTTCCGGCGTGGAGCGGCTCGCCTGCGCCGTCACCGCCTACAACGGGGGCATCGGCTACACCCTAAGGGGCATCGCCCGGGAGGGGGGTCTCTACGCCTTCCTCCGCTTCCAAGAGCGGGACGAGCCCCGGGAGTACCTCGCCAAGGTGCTCTCCGCCTACGCCGCCTACAAGGCTATTCCTTAGCGGCGCGCTCCCTCTCCGTCCAGGCGATGAGGGGCTTCAGGGCGAAGGGGGCGAAGAGGGTCGTGAAGACCACCATGAAGAGGACGATGGCGTACTCCTCCTCGTTCACCGCCCCCGCCTTGAGGCCCAAGGCGGCCACGATGAGGCCCACCTCCCCCCGGGGGGCCATGCCCACCCCCACGGTGAGGGCGCTCCGCACCCCTTGGGTGAGGGCGCCGAGGAAGCCGCCCAGGACCTTGCCCAGGATGGCGATGACCGTAACCACCGTCCCCGCCACCAGCACCACGGGGCTCGCCAAGGCGGAAAGCTCCAGCCTCACCCCCACCATGGCGAAGAAAATGGGGGCGAGGAAGCTCTCTATGGCGAAGATGGGCTCCTCCAGACGGTACTTTTCCCGCACCTCGGAGAGAAGCATTCCCCCGAGGAAGGCCCCCACGATGGGGGCGAGGCCGATGCTGGCCGCCAGGGCCGCCATCCCCACGCCCAAGGCGAGGGCGAAGCCCAAGGGGCTCCCCACGGGAAGCCGCTCCAGGGGGAGGCGGGCGATGAGGGTGGAGAGGAAGACGGCAAGCCCCACGAAGACCACGGAGAGGACGATAAGCCGGGTGATGGCCCCCACCTCCACCTGGCCCGTCTCCGCCACGCCGTTCACCACCGCAAGGACGATGAGGCCCAGGACATCGTCAATCACCGCCGCCCCCAGGATGATCCGGGAATAGGGGCGGGAAAGAACCCCGAGCTCCTGGAGGACCCTCGCGGTTATACCTACGCTAGTGGCCACCAAGGCGGTGCCGAGGAAGAGGGCGGGGAGGGTTTCAAACCCGATCTCTAGGCCGTAGAGGTACCCCCCTAGGAAGGGCAGGGCCACCCCCAAAACGGCCACCAAAAAGGCCTCCTTCCCCACCGCCAGGATGTCCTTAAGCCTGGTCTCCAAGCCCACCATGAAGAGGAGGAAGACGGCCCCGAGCTCCGCCAGAAACTCCAGGATCTCCCCCTCGTGCACCAGGCCGAGGAGGGCCGGCCCCACCAGCACCCCCGCCAGCACCTCCCCGATGACCACGGGCTGGTTCAGGCGCTTGAAGATAAAGGCCATCACCTGGGCCGCGAGAAGGAGATAGAAGATCTCCAACAGGTGTTCCGCGCCGTGCATCAACCCCTCCCTAGGATGAGCTTCAAAAAGTCGCTCCGGGTGAGGATGCCCACCACCTTGCCCTCCTCGTCCACCACCGGGAGGTGGCGTAGGTCGGTCGTGAGGACCACCTTAAGGGCCTTGCCCAGGGGGTCCTCGGGATGGACCTTGGGGATCTCCGTGCGCATCACCGCCTTCACGGGGGTGCGCTGGTAGCGCCGGTAGATCTCCGCCAGGGCGTCCTCGTCCACCCACTCCCCGAAAAGCTGCAAGGCCTCCACGTCGGAGAAGGGGACGTTCTCCGGGTGGGGCAGAAGCTCCTCCACCTGGACCACGCCGAGCAGCCTCCCCTCCCCGTCCACCACGGGGAAGCCCCCGTAGCGGGTCTCCAGGATCCTGCGGGCGGCCTCCTCCAAAGTGGCCTCCGGCCCCAGGACCACGGGGTCTTGGGTCATCAGGTCCTTGACCTTCATGGGCCCCAGTCTACCAGCGCCACCTTCGGGGAAGGAACGCCCGCACCGCCGCCACGCCGAAGACGAACCCGCCGAGGTGGGCCCAGAAGGCGATGCCCGGCACGCCCAAAAGCCCCTGCACCAGCTGGAGGAAGGCCCAGTACCCCAGGTAAAAGCCCGCGGGCAGGGCCAGGGTGAAGGGCAGGACGAACCAGACCAGGGTGATCACGTAGGCCCGGGGGAAGAGGACGTAATAGGCCCCAAGGACAGCGGAGACCGCCCCGCTCGCCCCGATCATGGGCACGGTGGAGGCGGGCATGAACAGGGCCTGGGCCAGGGCCGCCGCCACCCCGCCGAGGAGGTAGAAGAGGAGGAACCGCTCCCCTCCCATCCGGTCCTCCACGTTGTCCCCGAACACCCACAGGAACCACATGTTGGAGAGGAGGTGGAAAAGCCCCCCGTGGAGGAACATGCTGGTGAGGATCCGGTAACCCTCGCCCAGGGGGTCTTGGAAGAAAAGGGCGGGGACGAAGCCCATCTTGGCCACCACCTGGGTGGGCCCAAGAAGGAGCTCCAGGAGAAAGGCGGCCACGTTCAGGACCACCAGGGACCGGACCACCAGGGCGGGGCGGCGCGCGGGGTTGATGTCGTGCAGGGGGATCATCGCGGCGGACCCTGGCGGTAGGGCAGGGGCACGTACTGGACGCTGGGCCTCTGGCCTTGGGCTTGAGGGTAGAGCTCCATGAGCTCGTAGACCTCTATAGGCATCTCCGTGGATACGGGAAGCCCCAGGCTCCGGGCCTGCTCCACGTCAATGGGGTAGTCGTGGGTCCAGGTGCCCTGGGAGAGAAGGGTGGCCACCTCCTCCGCCTTCTCCTCGGGCATGTGCTTCTTGAGGAGGTTCTTCACCGTGGTCTTCACCTGCCTAAGGGCCTTCTCCGCCACGTCGGCGAGGATCAGGGTCTGGTCGTCAATCTCGGAAAGGGGCTTCTTCTCCAGGACCTTGACGATGCTCGCCGCCGGGTACTGGCCGAGCTGGGGGTCCACGGGGCCCAAGACGGCGTTCTCGTCCATGACGATCTCATCGGCGGCGAGGGCGATGAGCGTCCCCCCGGACATGGCATAGTGGGGCACGAAGACCGTCACCTTGGCGGGGTGGCGGAGGAGGGCCTCGGCGATCTGCTCCGCCGCAAGAACGAGGCCACCTGGGGTGTGGAGGATGAGGTCTATGGGCACGTTCTTGTCCGTGAGGCGGATGGCCCTCAGGACCTGCTCCGAGTCGTCAATGTTGATGTAGCGGGAGATGGGGATCCCCAGAAAGCTCACCGCCTCCTGGCGGTGGATGAGGGTGATGACCCGGCTTTTCCGCTTCCTTTCCAGCTCGGCGATCTTTCGGGTCCTGGCCCCGAGGAGCCACTGCTGCTGGAAGTAGGGGGAGAGGACGGAGAGGATGAAGAAGAGCCAAAAGAGCTGGAAAAAGATGTCCATGCCTCACCTCCGGCAAGGTCATTTTACAGGGCTTCCTTCAGCCCTCTTCGCCCTCTTCCTGGGGCGCGCCTCCGGGTAGAGGGCCTGGGCGATCTCGGGGGCGTAGCGGATGAGGAGGGCCCCCAAGGGAATGGAGACCAGGACCAGGAGCACGGCCACCTGGGCCACCAGGGGGTAGCCCTGGCCTAAGGCCAAGGCCCCAAGCACCAGGTTGAACTCGCCCCGGGGCACGAGGTAGAGGGCGCTGTAGAGCCGCCGCTTCCGGCCGAGGCCCGCCCTCGCCCCGCCCAGGTGGTTCAGGGGGAGCTTGAGAAGGAGGCCCAGGAGGACAAGCCCCACCGCCCAGGGGGTAAGCCCACGAAGGAGGCCTAGGGCCTCCGCCCCCACCACGAGGAAGAAGAGGGCCACCCCCAGGTCCCGCACCGGCCCGAAGAGGTGCTCAAACCTCTCCCTGAGGCCAAGCCCCGCGGCGATGACCCCGGAGAGGAAGGCCCCCACCCCCTCCGAGGCCCCCACGGCGTGGAAGAGGAGGGCGGTGCCCGCGGTGAAGGCGGCCCCGAGGAGGAGGACGAGCTCGTCGGAAAGCCCCTCCATGAAGCGGACGAGCCTCGGGCCCAGGAAGCGGGCGAAGAGGAAGTAGGCGAGGGCCAAGGCCACCCCCCCGAGGAAGCCCGCAGGCCCCTGGCCGCCCAGGAGGGCAAGGAGGAGGGCGATGACGAGGTCCTCCAGGACCAAGACCCCGAGGACCACCTCGCTTTCGGGGTTGGCGGCGCGGCGCAGGTCAATGATGAGCTTGACGATGACGGCGCTGGAGCTGATGTAGATCACCCCGGCGAGGAGGAGGGCCCCCCTCAGGTCCAGCCCGGCGAGGAGGCCGAGGAGGAAGCCCAGGGGGAGGGCCAGGGCGTCAAAAAACCCCGCCCGCAGGGCCTTCCCCGAAAGCTCCCGAAGCCGGTCCGGGCCGAACTCCAGCCCCACGGAGAAGAGGAGGAGCAAAAGCCCCAAGGAGGGGAGGGGCTCCAGATCCTCCACGGGAAGCCTCTCCCCCACCACAAGCCCCGTGAGGAGGTAGACGGGGAGGGGAGGGAAGCCGAAGCGGTGCACCAGGGCCGCACCCAGGGCCAGAAGCCCCGCGGCCAGGGCGAAGGCCTCGAGGGAAGGGTGCATCAGAAGCTCCCCTTCAGGGCCTCCACCGCCTCCCGGCTCCCCGCCACCACCAGGGTGTCCCCCACCTCTAAGACCACGTCCGGGCCGGGGTGGGGGATGAGGGGGGCCCCGGGCCGGTCCACCGCGAGGAGGTGGGCCCCCGGGGGCAGGGCGAGGTCCCCGACCCTCTTCCCCGCAAGCTTAGAGCCGGGAAGAACCTTGACCCACTCAATCACCTTGGCCCCCAGCTTGCTCCGCGTGTCCCCCACGGCCTCGGGGTGGAAGAGGACCCCGGCCAGGATGGCCCCAAGCTCCCTCGCCTCCTCGTCCGTGAGGTCCAGGGCCACGGTGGGCTCGTCCTCCTCGCCCGCCTCAAAGTACTGGAGCTCCCGCTTGCCGGAGCTATGCACCACGATGACGATCCGGTCCCCGCTCTTCACCGTGATGGTGTACTTGCGCCCCACGCCGGGAAGAACCACTTCCTCTACCTTCATCCTGCCCTCCTCGGGGAGAACTGCACCGCCAGGGTGCGCCCGGCCGCGAGGGCCAGGATCCCCAGGCCCCAGAAGAAGACGTCCATACCGGAAAGCCGCGCCTCATACAGGAGGAGAAGCAGCTCCCGCAGGGCCAGGGCGATCCCGATCTCCAGGAGGATCTCCAGGCGCACCCGTTCCACCTCAAAGTACTCCACGAAGGCCCGGACGAGCTCCAAGACGATCACCAGGGAGAGAACGTTGGTGATAAGCTCCTTGAGCCCCAGGCGCACCGTGGGCTCCGTGAGGGTGAGGCCGAGCTCCAAGAAGGTGCGCCAGGTCCCCACGAAAAGGCCCACGAGGAGGGCCACCACCACGAGGTTGAACACGAGGCGGATGG of the Thermus thermophilus HB8 genome contains:
- a CDS encoding CBS domain-containing protein is translated as MKVKDLMTQDPVVLGPEATLEEAARRILETRYGGFPVVDGEGRLLGVVQVEELLPHPENVPFSDVEALQLFGEWVDEDALAEIYRRYQRTPVKAVMRTEIPKVHPEDPLGKALKVVLTTDLRHLPVVDEEGKVVGILTRSDFLKLILGRG
- a CDS encoding SDH family Clp fold serine proteinase — encoded protein: MDIFFQLFWLFFILSVLSPYFQQQWLLGARTRKIAELERKRKSRVITLIHRQEAVSFLGIPISRYINIDDSEQVLRAIRLTDKNVPIDLILHTPGGLVLAAEQIAEALLRHPAKVTVFVPHYAMSGGTLIALAADEIVMDENAVLGPVDPQLGQYPAASIVKVLEKKPLSEIDDQTLILADVAEKALRQVKTTVKNLLKKHMPEEKAEEVATLLSQGTWTHDYPIDVEQARSLGLPVSTEMPIEVYELMELYPQAQGQRPSVQYVPLPYRQGPPR
- a CDS encoding cation:proton antiporter; protein product: MHGAEHLLEIFYLLLAAQVMAFIFKRLNQPVVIGEVLAGVLVGPALLGLVHEGEILEFLAELGAVFLLFMVGLETRLKDILAVGKEAFLVAVLGVALPFLGGYLYGLEIGFETLPALFLGTALVATSVGITARVLQELGVLSRPYSRIILGAAVIDDVLGLIVLAVVNGVAETGQVEVGAITRLIVLSVVFVGLAVFLSTLIARLPLERLPVGSPLGFALALGVGMAALAASIGLAPIVGAFLGGMLLSEVREKYRLEEPIFAIESFLAPIFFAMVGVRLELSALASPVVLVAGTVVTVIAILGKVLGGFLGALTQGVRSALTVGVGMAPRGEVGLIVAALGLKAGAVNEEEYAIVLFMVVFTTLFAPFALKPLIAWTERERAAKE
- a CDS encoding phosphate-starvation-inducible PsiE family protein produces the protein MNGRNGSLTSSSSVSQDLLLQAYRRAIRLVFNLVVVALLVGLFVGTWRTFLELGLTLTEPTVRLGLKELITNVLSLVIVLELVRAFVEYFEVERVRLEILLEIGIALALRELLLLLYEARLSGMDVFFWGLGILALAAGRTLAVQFSPRRAG
- a CDS encoding rhomboid family intramembrane serine protease, encoding MIPLHDINPARRPALVVRSLVVLNVAAFLLELLLGPTQVVAKMGFVPALFFQDPLGEGYRILTSMFLHGGLFHLLSNMWFLWVFGDNVEDRMGGERFLLFYLLGGVAAALAQALFMPASTVPMIGASGAVSAVLGAYYVLFPRAYVITLVWFVLPFTLALPAGFYLGYWAFLQLVQGLLGVPGIAFWAHLGGFVFGVAAVRAFLPRRWRW
- a CDS encoding cation:proton antiporter; translation: MHPSLEAFALAAGLLALGAALVHRFGFPPLPVYLLTGLVVGERLPVEDLEPLPSLGLLLLLFSVGLEFGPDRLRELSGKALRAGFFDALALPLGFLLGLLAGLDLRGALLLAGVIYISSSAVIVKLIIDLRRAANPESEVVLGVLVLEDLVIALLLALLGGQGPAGFLGGVALALAYFLFARFLGPRLVRFMEGLSDELVLLLGAAFTAGTALLFHAVGASEGVGAFLSGVIAAGLGLRERFEHLFGPVRDLGVALFFLVVGAEALGLLRGLTPWAVGLVLLGLLLKLPLNHLGGARAGLGRKRRLYSALYLVPRGEFNLVLGALALGQGYPLVAQVAVLLVLVSIPLGALLIRYAPEIAQALYPEARPRKRAKRAEGSPVK
- a CDS encoding cation:proton antiporter regulatory subunit produces the protein MKVEEVVLPGVGRKYTITVKSGDRIVIVVHSSGKRELQYFEAGEEDEPTVALDLTDEEARELGAILAGVLFHPEAVGDTRSKLGAKVIEWVKVLPGSKLAGKRVGDLALPPGAHLLAVDRPGAPLIPHPGPDVVLEVGDTLVVAGSREAVEALKGSF